Within the Megalops cyprinoides isolate fMegCyp1 chromosome 10, fMegCyp1.pri, whole genome shotgun sequence genome, the region CATGGGTGGGCCTTTGTTTCCCCTCAGTGCGTGCTGTAAGTCAGTTATCTGCCATTAAAAGCCGGCGCGGAGGCCCTTTGATCCAGCATGCCTTAGTTTGCTGTCCAACAGACGCATTAAAGTCCACAGTCAGGACACattcttttattcttaaaatatgaTTCAGGTTATTTGCCTGTTGCCATGGACAGCATCATTTCACAAAgctaatataaataattaacttacactgcatttatttatatatttgtgtgtggatgtgtgtatgtgtgcatatatatatatatatatatatatatatatatatatatatatatatatatatatatatatatatatatatatacacattttacatatatatataatgtatgcacacacactaaatgCCCAGCCTCATCAATTTTAagaatatatatacacacatacaggcccCTAAAAGAAAGGGTGTATAATATTTATAGTCTTGCCATCAAACTTCGCAATATTGACATTATTCCAGCGTCCCCTGTCTCCAGTCAGCATGGTTGATGAAGCACGACTGTcccatgtcatgtgacatgagTATGAAGGAAATCGTCGTCTTCGGTAACATAAGACAAGTTTGTTAGGCCCTAGTGGTCCAGGGAAAGCACGAGGGGATCTGTGCATTCTCCCAGCGTTATCTCAACGTTATGTGGATGTTTTTCTCTCTGGGATTGGATGTGTATGCAATGTTTCCTCTTCACTGCACCTTAAACAGTACGCAGTGCCGAAGCAGGAGGGCCAATCACAGTTTGCCGTGTTACGCCATCCCCTGAGCATTGCAGAAGCTTTTCCGTGTCCGTGCTGGAGGCGTGCTCCTCAGGGTCATCCATACACCACTTATCCCACCCACAGATGCCAgcacatattattttttttatccataaaCTGGGTgtgaggaggtggggggtgaggtTTACTGCGACTGGTTAGGTTTCTTCGTTGAAAACCTGCTGGTCTGTAACCAAAGCGTATATACAGTGAAAGACAGCACAGTAGAACACCTGAGCCTTGCACAGCCTTCTCCTGTAATCTCTGACCAATCAGACGCTGTTGAATCACAAAGAGTATTGTTCCAATTGCGGTGCAGttccaggaaaacaaacagatgctgtgtttttgttcagtttttcgCAACGATTCACTGCTTTCAAAGCTATTGTACATGAGGGAAGTCACCTGTCCCTCAAAGCAAGGTTGCATTTCACTCTGCTGAATGGCTGTAATAGGTGGAGTGGAGGTTTGGTGTTAGCATAAGCAGGCGTTGGAGAGCAACCAAAAAGCGAGCCGCTCAGGAGACCATGTGAGTGGGTGAGAAGCGTTTCAACTTGGAGCTGATGATTGGTCCACACGAGGAAGAAGTTTCAAGAGCGCACAATCACGCCTGAGGTGTTCCCGTGACTAACTCCAGTCGCCCATGGTGGGCCATCCCCCGCACCAAGGAAAGTCCTTCAAAAAGAGACTTCTCAAGCTTCAAATCTCAGCTCTGTGCCGCTCACGGTGGAGGCTCGGAGGACACATACGCACAGGGCACCCGCTtcacccacaatgcagtgcGGCGCCTCACATCAGCCACTGTTCCTTCTCCTTGTTGAACTGCTCCGCCCACTTGCGGGTGAGCTCCAGGTAGAGGTCGGGATTGTGGGGCTGGTAGTCCAGGTAGAGGCGGGTGACGGTCTTCTTCGGCACCGCCCTCTCAATCTGCGTGCCCTCGTGCCACTCGTTGAAGGAGGTGATGGTGACGATCTCAGGCCGCACCGTGAGCGCCGCCTGCAGGGCGGTCTCGTAGTAGCGGCCGTTGACCCGGTTGCGGGTATTGTGGTTGTTCCAGGGCCGCACGCTGGTGTCGATGTAGCCGGGCCCGGCGCTCGGCACGAACAGCAGGTTGTTGCCGTCGCAGAAGGCTTTGATGGCCTTCCAGTTCTGGTGCGAGGAGCCGAAGGAGAAGCCGTTGGAGGCGAAGTAGGTGTACATGCCGTCGAAGCCGCCTGCCAGGATGTCGTGCTTGTGCCGCTCCTCCACGATGAGGGCGATGAAGACCCCGTCGTACGGCGTTCCCCGCAGAGTGTGGGACCCCGCAGGGGTCAGCAGGTCTGACCAGGCCTCGGGGGGCGTCAGGTAGGAGTCGTAGATGTAGAACAGCGGCAGAACCTTCCCAGTACTGGTCTTGAATCTGTAGAAGGCCCCGTGTTTCCCGTACCTTACAACACACAAGCATCAGGAGAAGAGGGTGAGGAACATCCAAAGGCTTCTGATTTCGGCTTCAGTTTGCAGAAAAGCAGCAATACGAACATTCCCCTCCTTTAGCGATTCATCATTCTTGCCTGTCTACCAATTTGCAAGTACAGTGCAGCCTTACAGGTTAGTTGTGGACTACATGCAAATCATTATGAGTCTATTTCCTGGGATATGTGGTTTGGTTTCCATACTCCTGTGAATAACCTCAGTAAATTTGATGTTGCTGAAGTATATGGTGCTACAATGGCTCATCTTTGTATGTTGCCTGCTGTTCTCTATGTGAAGAGAAGGCTACTTTATAATCTATGCATAATTAAGAAGCTGTTCTATTCAATAACATTTCACGTAAATTTTTAACAGCATACCTCAGGCATGATTCTATAAGCTGATATCTTAAAGGGTACGTTGTTCTGTAAAAGCGGTGATGTGCCTAACAGACATCATTCAACATGTATGGCCAGGCCCAGCCTAATATGAAAGAGAGATATTCTACTCTCAGTTGGATTTACCTACTAAACAAaggatgaataaaaaatgaatgtatctGTAATTCAGGACTGTAACTCTAAGTTTAATTTAATGATAACTACATGAAAGGGAAAGACTTCAGCTGGATTTACCAATGAGATTCCGATCCAGTATGATGTACGACTCTGATTTGTGAATTTTTGGTACGTCCAACCAATCACTTCCCCTGGATTTGTTTCGGTCATATTGCCACCCCCTAGGTGTTTTGTAAGCTCCGTTATCGGTGTGTGCAGCTGATCTCCTGACGTTCCCTGGTTCTGTGCCCTGGTTCTGGGCCCTGGATCTCTGGTCTGTGGGCGTTCAGTCAGACAGATGGCCAGGTAGGCAGGGGTGTGCATGGGTGGAGGTGGCTGAGTGGCATCTGAAGCCAACTGGAAGGAACCTGACAGTTCTAAAGAACCAGACATCCCACACAAACAGGCCAGAGAATCCATCGCTTCTGTCTGAAtcccccccaccgccaccagcccacacctgcagcaTCAAGGCTAACATTAAACGCTGTTCTGCTGGTGAAACATCAGAGGTGAGACTCCTCTATTTCTGAAagcctgtttttccctctcccccacagtGCAGGAGCCCACCCCTAAAGCGATAATCCTCTGTTATTAAGAGGAGCTGTCCACCCCCAGACCTCACACTCAGCATCACCACCCCTTCTGTAGAGTGACGGGACGGGACGGGacaggacagggagggggggggggggggggggggggggcgcttacTTGTCGATGATGTATTTGATGTTGTCGTGCACGCTGTGGTCAGTCCGTCCTTTGTAGGGCTGAATGTGAAAGGCCACCTGTGGAGAGAGGAAACAACAAGGTCATTGGGTACTCATTCCAAAGACTGCTTTTAATTATTAATCCATTCATGTTTCACACAATCAAAGCACAGATCCTCCTAATGAAGTGACATTACAGTGGCTTTTCTGAAGATTCATCTCGGCTGAGGTCCATAATAGAGCTGAGTGAAGCGAGTCTTGCTGAGTCTATTATAGTCTCCCAGACAGATCGTAACACTTCTGAAGGGTTGATACCACATCAATTGCATGCACACGAGGTTTTCAGCTTgttcatcagaaaaaaacagaccccTGGCTATTTGACCTCCTTTGATTTGATCAGCGCGGTTAAACATTCACGTGTCAGAATGTCCCTGTATCATGCAGAAATAAATCAGCAGCTATTTGTTCGAATCTATAAAAAATGTAGCCATTATCATTTATTGTGGTTTTAATACTTCTCCATATTTAATGTAGCCCCTGTCTGCCCTCATGGATGAATAATTCCTCTGTGCAGGACGCAATGCCACCCTGATGCACGCTGTTGCCGCCtgagcactttttttttgtttgtttcctccaGTAAGCGTTTTATCTGATATGCCAGTTCCTTCACCAGGACTGACCCGTGCAATCCCGTCTCCGTTTCAGACGTGTTTTTTTTGCCCTTGTGTTTACCACGACTGAACCTCCACTGTGGTTTGAGCTCAACATCTTGCAGTCACACAATGAACGGGCCTTGCATCACCTGTCTTCGCTTCGTCTCCTGAACAGGTTATACTTCCTTTGCACCTTATCAAGACTCAAGCTGAGAACTAAGCGTGTTTTTTAACCTGCTTCATATCTAACCATGCAGGCATTGCCCAAATGGCAGCATTCAGATTTGAATTAGTACAGGCactacattactttattgtaatttagcagacacgctCATCCATATCGACTTACATTGACGTAGTTtatagttttatccatttatacagctggatatttactgagacaactgtgggttaagcaccttgcccaagggtacaacagcagtgccctagtggggaattgaaccagaaacctttcagttaagtgccctgctccttaccactaaaccacactgctgccccactcTACAAACAGGATATGTAGCCAACCTCCCTGAGAATGCTACTACACTGACACAGGGTTGCTGTTGTGTACAGTGAGCTCCATAGTAAGTAATTTACAGCCAGTCTAACGGCTTCCCGGGAGCAAGGGCTTATCACCCAATCATTATATTGCTGTTGCAGCTAATTAGGCCTAATTGGTTTTCCACCGCCCCTCCACCTTCTGCTTTCTCCACTCCCCTAAGAAAGAGAGGTAGAGGAAGCAGGTTGTTTCCTGGCTGGCCTTTGATTCACGTCCCCCAAACTTTAATTACTCCAGCTGAGGAGTTTAGCTGACTGCAGACACAGGCTAATGGGGAAGCACCAAAGTGAGCCAGTCTGGCAGGCCAAAGCAAGTGTTAGCCCAGCTGGTACATCTCAACAGCACTGTTGGGGAATtgtattttaacaatttaatgtttttgctttgtacTCCTTCTGAATAGGAGGTACCAGCAGCACGATGTTTGCGGTTGGTGATTTGCCAGCAGGTCAAAATCTGGATTTAATTCAAGTGCTTACATCAGGAGGACTGCTTGTGCCTCCCAAGTAACTGATTCGGTTCTCAGTGAAACTGGGCAGCCCTTCTGCAGCTGGGATTTAAACCCAGACTTGCTGGTAAAGCGCTGCTTCAGCTGGGATTCAAACACAGCTGTGAGTGGCCTCACAGCTTGTGAATGTGAGATACACCTGTGCCCTCTTCCTGGTTGGGTTCAGTTGTGGAAAGTGTTAGACTCagctttttttcaaatttatttttagtagtctcacaaaaaaaaaaaagattacttaAACGTGTGCACAAGTTTGACCCTCATGGTTTCAggattaaaatgtgttattatgGACAAACCAAATTTGATCTCTATAAAGATACTAAGATTACATCATAACAGGATTAGGCAGGAGAAATGATCCTGTTataatgttgttttatgtttaatttcctgtttactTTTATAGAGAGAGAattgtatacacatacatatatactagTATATCCAGCCCTTGTGTCTGACATTGTATTTGGTGACCTGGATTTTGCCTCTCTtaggcagacagcagcagaattTAGAAAGAGTCTGTGTGAACCTGAGGAACCTCTCTTTACCGAGGACAGCCGGAGTTACTCAGGGTCACTGTCTTCAGACAGATGGCACAGAACCTTACACTGAGTTCACAAGcacacccagaaaaaaaaaaacaggaaaggaatGAAGCAGTTCAGCTTCAGTGTGGCATCCATCAAGGGTGAATACTCACGGTTGCTGCAGTCCCTTATCTTTAGATTGCTTGCCTGCTACATTATGAACAGCTaatcttttctcttcttttgtgtcAGAAGGGAACACCAGAAGGGATTACTTTCTATAAATCGAAACCACAGAGGGCTTTCTCTGCATGTGGTCTATTATAAAGACTGCTCTCTGTACGTAAGCAGAATGATCTATGATTCCGTTTATGAGTTCTACAGACGACTGTCAACACACACCATCTGGCAGAGACAATGACTCGCGTGACAAAGGTCTCCAGGTAACTAACTGGTCACCTGTCGAGGCTGGTCGTATTACACATTGATTCTGTCACCGCCCTCGGGATCATCAACTGCAGCGCTGTCTGTTTTTGGTCCATCAAAGGCAGTACGCCTGTCCGTAATTCAACCAATCATATTGTTCCGCTCATTCTCAGGCGACTCCTCATGTAGCTGGGCCTTTCCGGGAGGCTTTAAACAGCACGTTGGCTTTCTCCACTCttcctttatttctttattcttcATTAATTAAGGTGGCAAGTCGACGACAAGCACCAAAGTTTTGCATTGAACGCGGAGGCGCACAAATGCAATTTCCTTAAAGGCGGTGTGCCGAATGGCGCGGCCCTGAATTATATATGACAGAAAGTGGAGGGAGTCCCGGGGGAGAGGCGCCGGGGGAAAATGGCTCTCTGAGTGGATGGATGTGGCCATTAGAGAAACGGCGGTAACACTTTACAGCGAGGTAACGCAATAAGCCCAAGCCAGCGCCACACGCTCGTCTCTCTCAGGTGGCTCTTGATTAAATTGCGGTCGAAACTCTTTGCATTTAGAGCCATTCCCCATATTAACCTGACATAATTCCCGATATTCAGTTATTTGGCCGCGTCGCCAGAGGAGGAGATGCCTTTCGGCTTAGCCTGTGGAATCACTGGAAGCAGCCCGTTTTCCTGCCTGACTTTTCCCAGTCAGCCACCTGTCTTGTAGAGTGGCATCACTTTTCCTCAAAGTGACACGGTATCAGGAGAGGTCTGGGGTTTCGCCAGGTGTGAGACGGCTAAGGGCCATTACCGCCCGGCCCACAGCCAAAACATAAGAAACGAAAGCTTGCAGACAGCTGCTTGATTAGGcagaatgttttccatttttaatgctgaGACTGGGGGGGCGCAGTCACAGATGACGTATTTGCGCCGAGGAGCGGAGGGGTCACACTGCTCCGGGCGAGAGAGGGACAGGCGAGAGGGGCCTGCACAAACGTTGCTGTAGCAACAAGTCGCTTAGCAGCAGCAAGGGGTTCCCGGTGTCACGGTGACACCGGGATATGAGAGCGCTAATGGACTGAGAGCGCGAGAGGAAGGCAACGCAACGAGCAGAGATGTCATTTAAGCCGTCGCTCTGAATAAATTGGTGCTGGTGGAGTGAAAAAGAGCAGCGTGAGaaatgtgtgcgtttgtgcttTCAGCCATCACT harbors:
- the si:ch211-30b16.2 gene encoding glycoprotein endo-alpha-1,2-mannosidase-like protein, which produces MARLRKKACVALFLFTLFIFGTMMGLRTLKPSDGFSDLAPGLDIMPMVGERVDRRSVSNNVVVSPGQAHAASNTKVVLSNSGPDKSIFYDVHIFYYVWYGNPQIDGKYMHWDHVLVPHWDPKIAASYPKGRHTPPEDIGSSFYPELGPYSSRDPDVLESHMEQLGAAAAGVLVLSWYPPGLADDNGEPTEDLVPAILDAAHRHSIKVAFHIQPYKGRTDHSVHDNIKYIIDKYGKHGAFYRFKTSTGKVLPLFYIYDSYLTPPEAWSDLLTPAGSHTLRGTPYDGVFIALIVEERHKHDILAGGFDGMYTYFASNGFSFGSSHQNWKAIKAFCDGNNLLFVPSAGPGYIDTSVRPWNNHNTRNRVNGRYYETALQAALTVRPEIVTITSFNEWHEGTQIERAVPKKTVTRLYLDYQPHNPDLYLELTRKWAEQFNKEKEQWLM